Proteins encoded together in one Penaeus vannamei isolate JL-2024 chromosome 41, ASM4276789v1, whole genome shotgun sequence window:
- the LOC113819525 gene encoding somatostatin receptor type 5, translating into MSNVTELSPFDPESFNESFPLDCSYLAYYDQNATFNESNCTFGLYERNAEMSTLVVIITQLFYAITCITGLCGNTLVIYVVTRFSRMQTVTNLYILNLAIADELFMLGIPFIMTTSIMHYWPFGSIMCKLYMITTSLNQFTSSLFLTIMSADRYIAVCHPISSNKFRTPMISKLVSLTAWFLSALMIIPVFMYSNTLESDGRDNCNIIWPESQGVRGEIAFTRYSFALAFGIPLVLIFIFYSLVLHKLKTVGPKTKSKEKKKSRQRVTRLVLTVITVYVICWLPYWVLQLTLILSEPKKGHSTLWVVLFMVSSCLSYINSALNPILYAFLSDNFKKSFMKACTCAAGREANNALRPENSMFPLRQRGASTRARGAPQKEKESAEGTTSQGAMSKEPSTAVTTTSSKQMMAISSHDDHSLRNGRSPGPRLPDLLQ; encoded by the coding sequence ATGAGTAACGTGACCGAGCTGAGTCCCTTCGACCCAGAGTCGTTCAACGAGTCGTTCCCGCTGGACTGCTCGTACCTGGCCTACTACGACCAGAATGCCACGTTCAACGAGAGCAACTGCACCTTCGGGCTGTACGAGCGCAACGCCGAGATGAGCACCCTGGTGGTGATCATCACGCAGCTCTTCTACGCCATCACCTGCATCACGGGGCTGTGCGGCAACACGCTCGTCATCTACGTGGTGACGCGGTTCTCCCGCATGCAGACGGTGACCAACCTGTACATCCTGAACCTGGCCATCGCCGACGAGCTGTTCATGCTCGGGATCCCCTTCATCATGACGACGTCCATCATGCACTACTGGCCCTTCGGATCCATCATGTGCAAGCTGTACATGATCACGACGTCGCTGAACCAGTTCACCAGCTCGCTCTTCCTCACCATCATGAGCGCCGACCGCTACATCGCCGTCTGCCACCCCATCAGCTCCAACAAGTTCCGCACGCCCATGATCTCCAAGCTGGTGTCGCTGACGGCGTGGTTCCTGTCGGCGCTGATGATCATCCCGGTGTTCATGTACTCGAACACGCTGGAGAGCGACGGCCGCGACAACTGCAACATCATCTGGCCCGAGAGCCAGGGCGTGCGCGGGGAGATCGCCTTCACGCGCTACTCCTTCGCCCTGGCCTTCGGCATCCCGCTCGtgctcatcttcatcttctacaGCCTGGTGCTGCACAAGCTGAAGACGGTGGGGCCCAAGACCAAGtccaaggagaagaagaagtcgCGGCAGCGGGTCACGCGCCTCGTGCTCACCGTCATCACCGTCTACGTGATCTGCTGGCTGCCCTACTGGGTGCTGCAGCTCACGCTCATCCTCAGCGAGCCCAAGAAGGGCCACAGCACCCTCTGGGTCGTGCTGTTCATGGTGTCCTCGTGCCTCTCCTACATCAACTCCGCCCTCAACCCCATCCTGTACGCCTTCCTCAGCGACAACTTCAAGAAGAGCTTCATGAAGGCGTGCACGTGCGCCGCCGGGAGGGAGGCCAACAACGCCCTGCGGCCAGAGAACTCCATGTTCCCGCTGCGGCAGCGAGGGGCGTCCACGCGGGCCCGAGGCGCGccgcagaaggagaaggagtcggCAGAGGGCACCACCTCGCAGGGCGCCATGAGCAAGGAGCCCTCCACGGCCGTCACGACCACCAGCTCCAAGCAGATGATGGCCATCTCCAGCCACGACGACCACTCCCTCAGGAACGGCAGGTCGCCCGGCCCGAGGCTGCCCGACCTCCTGCAGTGA